The genomic window TTGTCACTGTATTCGATGGAAAGGCGCGAAAGTTCCCTGAGGGTATACCTGCCCCCAAAGGGTTCGCCCTGGAGAATGCCGGTGCCCCGGGTGTAATATTCTTGTGTATAGGTGAGGGTAGCATTTAAATCTATCTTTCCTTCTGCCGCCAGTTCATAAAGGTATAGCACCAGCGGCAGTTTTATGGTGCTGGCGGCGGCATATACATTATCCGAGCCCAGCTCCAGGGTTTTGCCTGAATTGAGGTCCTTTACATATACGCTTATTTTTCCAGGCCTATCCTTGATATAGTTCTGCAATTCGAGCTTTAGACTTTCATAGTCCGGGCCGGTAGTGTTATTTGGGTCGCTGACAACCCCATCTTTCTTTGATCCCGAGGTAATGTCGGCATATGAAACCATCTGAGGTAGTACCCCAGCTGAAAATGTTAAAATAATAACAATTATAACCGGTAATACACCTGCCTT from Biomaibacter acetigenes includes these protein-coding regions:
- a CDS encoding serine hydrolase, translating into MKRIFKAGVLPVIIVIILTFSAGVLPQMVSYADITSGSKKDGVVSDPNNTTGPDYESLKLELQNYIKDRPGKISVYVKDLNSGKTLELGSDNVYAAASTIKLPLVLYLYELAAEGKIDLNATLTYTQEYYTRGTGILQGEPFGGRYTLRELSRLSIEYSDNVAWKMLLDFIDHDGLTAFEKSLGASATGKIDGLYITTPRDMGRYLEELLAFSKKYPDYGNELLYFMEHSIFKEGIPQDLPDGTLVAHKMGALDDKFHDVGIVFGKRPYIITIFTRDGWEAVSLQTLADISRMVYDFQQNIDNY